The Acropora muricata isolate sample 2 chromosome 5, ASM3666990v1, whole genome shotgun sequence genome includes a window with the following:
- the LOC136916316 gene encoding WD repeat-containing protein 55-like isoform X1 has protein sequence MADQPKEAGIGVPADISFKSQVFDMSFHPSKDIIAAGEIEGNVTVYSYSISEENHVLLDLRHHKKACRALSFSPDGLLLFTASKDKSLQAVDMNTGGIAHSVKKAHNSPVYCMKVLSKTLLATGDDNGCVKIWDVRRAASVLTVEDNEDFISDMACDAENTTLLVTSGDGTLSVLNIRRQSVQERSDHLDGELLSVAVVKGGRKVVCGSGNGVLNLFSWGQWGDISDRFPGHPLSVDSCVAVSDDVVCTGSMDGIIRAVHILPNRFVKTIGEHDDFPVEGMRLSRDGNILASCSHDQTVKFWDVSCLKSVNVDLTRNKKHFVKNPSSDFFADL, from the exons ATGGCGGATCAGCCCAAG GAAGCTGGGATAGGTGTCCCTGCTGACATAAGTTTCAAGAGTCAAGTGTTTGATATGAGTTTTCATCCCAGCAAAGACATTATAGCTGCTGGAGAAATTGAAGGAAACGTCACAGT GTACTCTTATTCAATATCTGAAGAAAACCATGTGTTGCTTGATCTGAGGCATCACAAGAAAGCTTGCAGAGCATTATCTTTTTCTCCAGATGGTTTGC TCCTATTTACTGCATCTAAAGATAAATCATTGCAAGCAGTGGACATGAATACAGGAGGAATTGCACATTCAGTCAAAAAAGCACACAA CTCACCTGTTTACTGCATGAAAGTCCTAAGCAAGACTCTCTTGGCCACTGGTGATGATAATGGGTGTGTCAAG ATTTGGGATGTTAGGCGAGCAGCATCTGTATTGACAGTAGAAGATAATGAAGACTTTATCTCTGATATGGCATGTGATGCCGAGAATACAACACTTCTTGTAACAAG TGGTGATGGTACTTTATCGGTACTTAACATTCGGCGCCAAAGTGTACAGGAAAGGTCAGACCATTTAGACGGTGAACTTTTGTCAGTTGCTGTTGTAAAG GGTGGACGTAAGGTTGTGTGTGGTTCTGGTAATGGCGttttaaacttgttttcttGGGGGCAGTGGGGTGACATTAGCGACCGTTTTCCTGGTCATCCATTGTCTGTCGACTCCTGCGTTGCTGTCAGTGATGATGTGGTTTGTACAGGATCAATGGACGGCATAATAAG AGCTGTACACATTTTACCGAACCGTTTTGTTAAAACCATTGGAGAGCACGATGATTTTCCAGTTGAAGGAATGCGCCTGTCCCGAGATGGCAACATTTTAGCTAGTTGTTCACATGATCAGACTGTCAAGTTTTGGGACGTGAGTTGCCTTAAATCCGTCAATGTGGATTTAACGCGTAACAAGaaacattttgttaaaaatccTTCAAGTGACTTTTTCGCTGATCTATAG
- the LOC136916316 gene encoding WD repeat-containing protein 55-like isoform X2: protein MSFHPSKDIIAAGEIEGNVTVYSYSISEENHVLLDLRHHKKACRALSFSPDGLLLFTASKDKSLQAVDMNTGGIAHSVKKAHNSPVYCMKVLSKTLLATGDDNGCVKIWDVRRAASVLTVEDNEDFISDMACDAENTTLLVTSGDGTLSVLNIRRQSVQERSDHLDGELLSVAVVKGGRKVVCGSGNGVLNLFSWGQWGDISDRFPGHPLSVDSCVAVSDDVVCTGSMDGIIRAVHILPNRFVKTIGEHDDFPVEGMRLSRDGNILASCSHDQTVKFWDVSCLKSVNVDLTRNKKHFVKNPSSDFFADL from the exons ATGAGTTTTCATCCCAGCAAAGACATTATAGCTGCTGGAGAAATTGAAGGAAACGTCACAGT GTACTCTTATTCAATATCTGAAGAAAACCATGTGTTGCTTGATCTGAGGCATCACAAGAAAGCTTGCAGAGCATTATCTTTTTCTCCAGATGGTTTGC TCCTATTTACTGCATCTAAAGATAAATCATTGCAAGCAGTGGACATGAATACAGGAGGAATTGCACATTCAGTCAAAAAAGCACACAA CTCACCTGTTTACTGCATGAAAGTCCTAAGCAAGACTCTCTTGGCCACTGGTGATGATAATGGGTGTGTCAAG ATTTGGGATGTTAGGCGAGCAGCATCTGTATTGACAGTAGAAGATAATGAAGACTTTATCTCTGATATGGCATGTGATGCCGAGAATACAACACTTCTTGTAACAAG TGGTGATGGTACTTTATCGGTACTTAACATTCGGCGCCAAAGTGTACAGGAAAGGTCAGACCATTTAGACGGTGAACTTTTGTCAGTTGCTGTTGTAAAG GGTGGACGTAAGGTTGTGTGTGGTTCTGGTAATGGCGttttaaacttgttttcttGGGGGCAGTGGGGTGACATTAGCGACCGTTTTCCTGGTCATCCATTGTCTGTCGACTCCTGCGTTGCTGTCAGTGATGATGTGGTTTGTACAGGATCAATGGACGGCATAATAAG AGCTGTACACATTTTACCGAACCGTTTTGTTAAAACCATTGGAGAGCACGATGATTTTCCAGTTGAAGGAATGCGCCTGTCCCGAGATGGCAACATTTTAGCTAGTTGTTCACATGATCAGACTGTCAAGTTTTGGGACGTGAGTTGCCTTAAATCCGTCAATGTGGATTTAACGCGTAACAAGaaacattttgttaaaaatccTTCAAGTGACTTTTTCGCTGATCTATAG